A region of the Salmo trutta unplaced genomic scaffold, fSalTru1.1, whole genome shotgun sequence genome:
GTTCCCCAGGCAGTTTGATTCAGTGTTGTTCCCCAGGCAGTTTGATTCAGTGTTGTTCCCCAGGCAGTTTGATTCAGTATTGTTCCCCAGGCAGTTTGATTCAGTGTTGTTCCCCAGGCAGTTTGATTCAGTGTTGTTCCCCAGGCAGTTTGATTCAGTGTTGTTCCCCAGGCAGTTTGATTCAGTATTGTTCCCCAGGCAGTTTGATTCAGTATTGTTCCCCAGGCAGTTTGATTCAGTGTTGTTCCCCAGGCAGTTTGATACAAGGTCACTCAAAGGGATTTTTAATTAAAGCCCATTCAGTCGCACATTAGGATCAGCTGTTGCAGATTTTATTACTGCCAGTGGGCACAGAGCTTCACATGATGTAATCCACTATCGATTCCTCCCTCTGGAGCAACTCTCTCTGAGTgatactctgtctgtctgtctgtctgtctgtctgtctgtctgtctgtctgtctgtctgtctgtctgtctgtctgtctgtctgtctgtctgtctgtctgtctgtctgtctgtctgtctgtctgtctgtctgtctgtctgtctgtctgtctgtctgtctgtctgtctgtctgtctgtctgtctgtctgtctgtctctctcctcacccttctCTTTGTCCCGCTTTCTCAATTTTCTCTCTATCTATGTCTCTTACACCAGTGTCAGATCTAGTCTAGTGCTCAGAGCCATACAGACGACAGATATTTCATATAAAAGTTTAACGGTATCTGCACTTCAACACTAGGGCCTAATCTGCCATGTCATAGCTCAGtggagccctgtgtgtgtgtgtgtgtgtgtgtgtgtgtgtgtgtgtgtgtgtgtgtgtgtgttgtgtgtgtgtgtgtgtgtgtgtgtgtgtgtgtgtgtgtgtgtgtgtgtgtgtgtgtgtgtgtgtgtgtgtgtgtgtgtgtgtgtgtgtgtgtatttaactaTCCTTggggggaccagaagtccccacaagaatactaaacaaacaaacatttgaccaactctggacattttgttagtccccacaaggtcaaatgctatttctaatggctttaggattaaggttagaattagtgttagggttagaagctagggttagttttagggttaggaactaAGGCTAGGTTTAGggtaggtttttgggttaaggttagggttaaggttagggttatggtaaggtTTAATAGGGTTTCTGTTAATGCTGGTATCAAACCTTGGGTTGCACGGGCCTATTGCAACTTCCTGCACTGTTTCTATATTGTACATCCGACCGGTCTGGAGAGTGTAGGAGACCATGAAAGGCCGAGAGCTCCGAGGCGTCACCCATGACAGTCCAACAACAGGAGGAAGACAATTATTGATAAAGTGGTAAAAAGTTGTAACTTTAAAACAAATTTTATATAAACAAATCATAATTAAACATGCAAACTGgatcaattaaataaataattaaataagtACATAATTGGAAATCCCCCCAATGGATGATGGGATTAAGTGCTCCAAAGATAAGTGTTATGTTAAAGTGCTTGATATAATAAAATTCAACTGATAAATAAGACCTATTCAATTCTGATAGCTTAACAGGGAAGCTACATAACATCCTCTGTTGCCTCACTTAAAGCTTCTGATAAAccacaggtggtgaaggtagtcAACATTACAtgacctcctccacactgattctcaacacaggggccccacaagggtgtgtcctcagtcccctcctgcatGGCCTCACACAGCTCCAACTCTATCGTCATGTTCGCTGACGAcacgacagtagtaggcctgattaccaccAACGATGAGaccggcctacagggaggaggttggCACTCTGACGGCGTGGTGCCaagtaaacaacctctccctcaacgtcgagaaaaacaaaggagctgattgagGACTTCAGAAGGAACCAGGTTGGgcacgcccccatcctcatcaacagGGTCACCATGGAGACGGTCAAAAACTTCAAGATTCTAATTTGTTATTTGATTTCAGACAAATTGAATAGAACAGGTTGAACAAGCCAGAATGATTTTTTTAGCATACCAATCAGAAAAAGCACTTCAGATGGACAACCTTTTTTAAGTGTGTCGCTAGCAGCCTCATTCAGACAGCAGATACAGTCAGACGGTTAAAGACTAGCACTGAATACAGAGTCAACATCACGGGCTATAAGGACCTCGTATAAACAATGATAAGTAGTTATAGTCCAGTTGTAAATATGATATAAGTAATTATATGTATAGTTTaggccaggggtattcaactctcaCCCTACGAGGTCTGGACTACTGCTGGTGTTCTGTTctattgcacacacctggtgtctcaggtctaaatcagtccctggttAGAGGTGAACAATGAAAAAAGAagtggaactggcttccaggTCCAGATTAGAATTGGAGGGTGTAGGCAGTAGTACGAGTAAGCAGTACTGCAGTTGCTATATGATGATGTGTGCAGTAACAGTAATGGTGATGTacattgagtatacaaaacattaagaacacctgctctttccaagacatagactgaccaggtgaatccagttgaaagccggacatggattgtgcatgtgtgccattcagagggggaatgcGCAAGACACAAGATTAAAGTGCCTTTTAAGTGCCTTACAGTCTACAGTCGACAGTCTACATTCTACAGTAcgagttttagaacacctactcattcaagggtttttctttatttgactattttctgtattgtagaataatagtgaagacatcaaaactatgaaataacacatatgtaaccCGATTCAGGAAACGGCTTATGTCACGtcatgacttcacaggagagccgtttgaacataaaaaaaaatgtttttatcaaaatgcaaACGTGTATGCcaactgtaaatacaaataaaatagttaaattacgagccttgttggttaaccCACAGAAAaagatgattggctgagataatgagtgggctggacatcacgagagaggagttcggattggtcagccatatagaaggcttctgtctatttgagctcgtcagtctgtgttggtaatcctgtcaaaAGCGACTTTAAAAAAAGgaattgtgtagtggagctgcataggtggtgctctccactttctggaggacagagtcttgaaatcagtggaattagagtgtgacagttaaggagatggagaaaacacctgtctccggattacatcttcaaactaagggcaaacgTGGTATGGCATTTCTAACAGGGAGAcacgtccatcatgcatgatgatgtacaCAGGTAATAAATTCTAGCGTTTGCGAGCTACATTGGTAAACAAATCCAGAgataaacaaatcatcggccagagcgtcaagtgtgtgctccgagagcgaaacgagatgggtagggctaaagcttaagagggtgtgaacgatgctgagtgggtgtagacaaagaagagctctccagtagataccaaaacattcaaaagcGATTTTcacaaaagtgagtttacaagttgatcaactttcaatgcagaattactttcccattgttcctcaaatgcagggTATGATATACGATTTTGAAGCTCTGGgcctctacttttatccaatataagaaacaccatttcacattttttcagaattttgctacataagaccgaatccaggtggtgagtcacgtatagaatcatgtagtaaccaaaagtgttaaataatccaaatgtaattttgtatttgagattcttcaaagagattcttcaccctttgccttgatgacagctttgcacactcttggcagtcgcctggaatgcatttcaattaacaggtgtgccttgttcaaagttaatttgtggaatttctttccttcttaatgtgtttgagccaagccagttgtgttgtgacaaagtaaagggggtatacagaagatagctatatttggtaaaataccaagtccatattatggcaagaatagctaaaataagcaaagagaaacgacagtccatcattatttaagacatgaaggtcagtcaataaggaacatttcaagaactttgaaagtttcttcaagtgcagtcacaaaaaccatcaagcgctatgatgaaactggctctcatgaggaccgccacagaaaaggattatctgctgcagaggacaagttcattagagttaccagcctcagacattgcagcccaaataaatgcttcacagagttcaagtaacagacacatctcaacattaactgttcagaggagactgcgtgaatcaagccttcatggccgattgctgcaaagaaaccactactaaaggacaccaataagaagaagagacttgccttggccaagaaacatgcgcaatggacattcgaccggtggaaatcctttggtctgatgagtccaaatttgagttttggttccaaccgccgtgtctttgtgacacacagagtaggtgaacggatgatctctgcatgtatggttcccaccgtgaagcatagaggaggaggtgtgatggtgtgggggtgctttgctggtgacacggtcaatgatttatttagaattcaaggcacacttaaccagcacggctaccacagtattctggagcgatacgccatccaatctggtttgcgcttagtgggactatcatttgtttttcaacaggacaatgacccaacacaccttcagggtgtgtaagggctatttgaccaagaaagagagtgatggagtgctgcatcagatgacctggcctccaaaatctcctgacctcaacccaatttagatgattttggatgagttggaacgcagagtgatggaaaagcgttatttcatagttttgtcttcactattattctacaatgtagaaaatagaaaaaattaagaaaaacccttgaatgactaggtctgtccaaacttttgactggtactgtatatttgtgaGATGtactgacatgttgaatgcaccgagctgtctgtctaaactactggcacagacacccatgcatatcccacaagacatgccaccagaggtctcttcacagtccccaagtccagaacagactatgggaggcgcacagtactatatagagctacgacgacatggaactctattccacatcaagtaattcATGCAAGCACTAAAATTAGATTACAAAaactgataaaaaaaaacaccttatagaacagcggggactgtgaaggaacacaaacataggcacagacacatgcatacaaacatacgataacatacacacacacgataacatgaagtttgtgttgtagatatgtggtagtggagtaggggcctgagggcccacacttagtgtgttgtagatatgtggtagtggagtaggggcctgagggcccacacttagtgtgttgtagatatgtggtagtggagtaggggcctgaggacacacacttagtgtgttgtagatatgtggtagtggagtaggggcctgagggcccacacttagtgtgttgtagatatgtggtagtggagtaggggcctgagggtacacagtgtgttgtagatatgttgtagtggagtaggggcctgaggacacacacttagtgtgttgtagatatgtggtagtggagtaggggcctgagggcccacacttagtgtgttgtagatatgtggtattggagtaggggcctgagggcccaCACTTAGTgttttgtagatatgtggtagtggagtaggggcctgagggcacacacttagtgtgttgtagatatgtggtagtggagtaggggcctgagggcacacacttagtgtgttgtagatatgtggtagtggagtaggggcctgagggcacacacttagtgtgttgtagatatgtggtagtggagtaggggcctgagggcccacagtgtgttgtgaaatctgttatgaagaGTAATGCTAATGGTgatcataataaatacaaacacagatgcagcacgtgtcaaactcattccccGAAGGGCCTAGTGTCTGAaggtttttgctcctcccttgtacttgatggattaattaaggtcactaattagtaaggaactacCCTCACCTGGTTGCTTAGGTCTTAATAAACCTAAAACCAGCAGACTCCAGGCCCTCCATGaaattagtttgacacccctggtctacaGTACAGTTAGTGATGGTAATACCAGAAGTTAATAGTTGCTCTACTTACTCTGCAGTTACCCAGCTCCTCTACAGACAGAATGATGGTGCCACATTTCTTCCCAGCTATACCGCTGTAGAaaacagagacagaagagagaggacaacacatgGTTAAGTTTAGCCAGGGACGGGTGAAGCATCTGTACAACAGAGATGCCGAGTTCCAGTCCTCCAGGACCAGAGTGTCAGGATGTGTTGACGCCCACTTGATCGTGAAATGTCACCGGTTGGCTAGCGAGGGAACACACCTGGTTTTCTAGATCACAATGAGACACATTGTTCTGATTGCATGTAACAGAAACGGCATGGAACTCTCTGTcactgtccatggttctgaaaccaTCTGGAGCACAGGGTTGACAgatgctgtccatggtgctgaatatACATCTCCCTCATCTtcttatcctcctctctccctccatctctccacctctctctttctctcttcctccatctctccacctctctctttctctcttcctgccatctttccacctctctctctctccctccatctctccacctctctctttctctcttccaccatctctccacctctctctttttctcctcctccatctctccacctcaatctctctctctccctccatctctctttctctcctcctccatctctccacctcaatctctctctctctgtctctctgtctctctctgtctctctgtttctgtctctctctctctctctctctgtctctgtttatctctttctctctctctccctctccttccccccccctctctctctctgtgtgtgtgtgtgtgtgtgtgtgtgtgtgtgtgtgtgtgtgtgtgtgtgtgtgtgtgtgtgtgtgtgtgtgtgtgtgtgtgtgtgagagagagagagagagagagagagagagagagagagagagagtgaggcaggtagaggaaggaagggaggaagggaggggggatgTGAGAACAagctagagagaggaggaagaggatggcgATTGCTGGGGTATAAGTTGAGAGAAAAACAAAGAATGTTGGGGAAAAGGATGTGTGGTGTTGTCTACTCTCTGTTTGACCAGGGGGTTTAATGACACTGGAGTGGACGTCTGCTAATTGGCTCACTCGTCAGTGGACAGCTCTCTGTGTGTCATGAGAGAAGGGGGCTTATTAATGTGACGGATGAGCACAGATGGAGCCGGCAGGGTGGAGCCGACAGGTTGGAGCAGACTGGAGCTGGCAGGGTGGAGCCGGCAGGGTGGAGCCGACAGGGTGGAGCCGACAGGGTGGAGCAGACTGGAGCTGGCAGGGTGGAGCCGGCAGGGTGGAGCCGGCAGGGTGGAGCCGGCAGGGTGGAGCAGACTGGAGCTGGCAGGGTGGAGCCGACAGGGTGGAGCCGGCAGGGTGGAGCCGGCAGGGTGGAGCCGACAGGGTGGAGCAGACTGGAGCTGGCAGGGTGGAGCCGACAGGGTGGAGCCGGCAGGGTGGAGCCGACAAGGTGGAGCCGGCAGGGTGGAGCCAACAGGGTGGAGCCAACAGGGTGTAGCCAACAGGGTGGAGCTGGCAGGGTGGAGCCGGCAGGGTGGAGCCGGCAGGGTGGAGCCGGCAGGGTGGAGCCAGCAGGGTGGAGAAGACTGGAGCTGGCAGGGTGGAGCCAGCAGGGTGGAGCAGACTGGAGCTGGCAGGGTGGAGCCGACAGGGTGGAGCCAACAGGGTGAAGCAGActggagctggcagggtgaagcCAACAAGGTGGAGCCGGCAGGGTGGAGCCGGCAGGGTGGAGCCAACAGGGTGGAGCCAACAGGGTGGAGCCAACAGGGTGGAGCCGGCAGGGTGGAGCCGGCAGGGTGGAGCCGGCAGGGTGGAGCCGGCAGGGTGGAGCCAACAGGGTGGAGCCGGCAGGGTGGAGCCAACAGGGTGGAGCCAACAGGGTGGAGCCCGCAGGGTGGAGCCAACAAGGTGGAGCCGGCAGGGTGGAGCCGGCAGGGTGGAGCCGGCAGGGTGGAGCCGGCAGGGTGGAGCAGACTGGAGCCAGCAGGGTGGAGACGGCAGGGTGGAGCCGGCAGGGTGGAGCCAACAGGGTGGAGCCAACAGGGTGGAGCCAACAGGGTGAAGCCGGCAGGGTGGAGCCGGCAGGGTGGAGCCAACAGGGTGGAGCCGGCAGGGTGGAGCCGACAGGGTGGAGCCGACAGGGTGGAGCCAACAGGGTGGAGCCAACAGGGTGGAGCCGACAGGGTGGTGTGTACATGCATCTTGCCCTTTTCCCCAACATTCTTTGTTTTTCTCTCAACTTATACCCCAGCAATcgccatcctcttcctcctctctctggctTGTTCTCAcatcccccctcccttcctcccttccttcctctacctgcctcccactctcttccctccctctgaaCCCTAAGGATTAGACTGACTGAGTAATAGCCTTGAATCATTTAAGAGCTAGTTTCAGCAACCAGATGAGATGGTGGAGCTAAAGTTCCAGTAAGAGGCTGGAATGGTGCAGGAGGTCAGAGGTCCACTGGGATCTCCTCACTGCTACGCTATCAGGCCACTCAATAAGAACAAGTCAGGGAAtggatttatttattcatttaatgCAAATCCCATAGAGGTATTTACCTAACCTTGCCTCACCTtggatgttctctctctctctctctctctctctctctctctctctctctctctgcatctctctcttgctctctttctcacaTCTTTACTAAAGTGTGTTCACCCGACTGGTCAATAATAAAAAATCTTGTTGCAGTTCACATTGATGGCGTCTTCAGGATCTTAATCAATTGTtcaatgtttacagatttagAATAAGAGCATTAAGGCTGAGGGTTGAGGTCTGATTGAAGAGGAATGTGGGACTCCATCCATTACCTCTTTGATCTTTTATTTAGAGTGTATTTTCCCTTGGCCACTGCTCTGAGAGCATCTAGGTTGAGAGAACAGAGTACACTATGTCATTATGGATCTTTGGTAGAGAGATATCTCACAGATTCACAGATAGTTCTCTCCCAAACACACCCTCCTCAaactcctcctctcccaccctcctcaaactcctcctctcccaccctcctcaaactcctcctctcccaccctcctcaaactcctcctctcccaccctcctcaaactcctcctctcccaccctcctcaAACTTCTCCTCTCCCACAGTCCTTTAAATGTTCCTCTCCCACTATCGGATGGTTGCATCACCTACAGTTCCACGAGTTCAGagaaaacattcaaaggccactGAAACCCCAagcattccttccttccttccttccttccttccttccttccttccttccttccttccttccttcctctctgtctttctctttctctttcatccTTCTTatatctatctccctctcctttctttctctccctcttcctctctttctctcccttgtcTCTttatcctccttctctccttctctattaAATCCAGTTCCATCATGGCTGGTCAGAAATAGATGGTCTGTATGAGCCCATTGAGGAACAGTACAACGGAGTAACAGTGACAAAGGGTCTAAACGGTCTGAACTGGGTCACAGGCTGGGTCCTGAGGGTCTGAACTGGGTGACAGGCTGGGTCCTGAGGGTCTGAACTGGGTGACAGGCTGGGTCCTGAGGGTCTGAACTGGGTGACAGGCTGGGTCCTGAGGGTCTGAACTGGGTGACAGGCTGGGTCCTGAGGGTCTGAACTGTTAAGGTGCTGAGGGACAGTACATTGTATGGTTATTGAGGTGCTGAGGGACAGTACATTGTATGGTTATTGAGGTGCTGAGGGACAGTAGATTGTATGTTATTGAGGTGCTGAAGGACAGTACATTGTATGGTTATTGAGGTGCTGAAGGACAGTACATTGTATGGTTATTGAGGTGCTGAGGGACAGTACATTGTATGGTTATTGAGGTGCTGAGGGACAGTACATTGTATGGTTATTGAGGTGCTGAGGGACAGTACATTGTATGGTTATTGAGGTGCTGAGGGACAGTACATTGTATGGTTATTGAGGTGCTGAGGGACAGTACATTGTATGGTTATTGAGGTGCTGAGGGACAGTACATTGTGTGGTTACTGTATGGTCCTTTGTCATCCTGGAAAAAGATAGCTGGTGCAAAACACTCTCTAGAACAGCCTCAGAAAACAGTCTCTGCTGCTTTTGTTCTGACACTAACACCTTTATGACCCTACCTGACGTGACACCTGACTTGACATGTGAAAGGCATGTGAAAGGCATGTGAAAGGCATGTGAAAGgcatgtgaaagtgtgtgtgtgttatgtatacagttgaagtcggaagtttacatacacctaggttggagtcataaaaactcgttcttcaaccactccacaaatgtcttgttaacaaactatagttttggcaagtcggttaggacatctactttgtgcatgacacaagtaatttttccaacaattgtttacagacagattatttcacttataattcactgtatcacaattcaagtgggtcagaagttaacatacactaagttgactgtgcctttatacagcttggaaaaatccagaaaattatgtcatggctttagaagcttctgataggctaattgacatcatttgagtcaattggaggtgtacctgtggatgtatttcaaggcctaccttcaaactcagtgcctctttacttgacatcatgggaaaatcaaatgaaatcagccaagaccgcagaaaaaaaattgtagacctccacaagtctggttcatccttgggagcaatttccaaacgcctgaaggtaccacgttcatctgtacaaacaatagtatgcaagtataaacaccatgggaccacgcagccgtcataccgctcaggaaggagacgtgttctgtctcctagagatgaatgtactttggtgcgaaaagtcaaatcaatcccagaacaacacaaaggaccttgtgaagatgctggaggaaacaggtacaaaagtatctatatccacagtaaaacgtgtcatatatcgacataacctgaaaggccgctcagcaaggaagaagccactgctccaaaaccgccataaaaaagccagactacagtttgcaactgcacatggggacaaagatcgtactttttggagaaatgtcctctggtttgatgaaacaaaaaaagaactgtttggccataatgaccatcattatgtttggaggaaaaagggggaggcttgcaagccgaagaacaccatcccaactgtgaagcacgggggttgcatcatcatgttgtgggggtgctttgctgcaggagggactggtgcacttcacaaaatagatggcatcatgagggaggaaattatgtggatatattgaagcaacatctcaagacatcagtcaggaagttaaagcttggtcgcaaatgagtcttccaaatggacaatgaccccaagcataaatccaaagttgtggcaaaatggctaaaggacaacaaagtcaaggtattggagtggccatcacaaagccatgacctcaatcccatagaacatttgtgggcagaactgaaaaagcgtgtgcaagcaaggaggcctacaaacctggctcagttacaccagctctgtcagcaggaatgggacaaaattcacccaacttattgtgggaaacttgtggaaggctgcccgaaacgtttgacccaagttaaacaatttgaagggcaatgctaccaaatactaattgagtgtatttaaacttctgacccactgggaatctggtgaaagaaataaaagctgaaataaatcattctctctactattattctgacatttcacattcttaaaataaagtggtgatcctaactgacgtaagacagggaatttttactctgattaaatgtcaagaattgtgaaaaactgagtttaaatgtatttggctaaggtgtacgtaaacctccgaattcaactgtaggtgtatatgtgtgtgtaggtgtgtgtgtgtatatgtgtgtgtgtgtgtatatgtatgtgtgtgtgtatatgtgtgtgtgtgtgtgtgtgtgtgtgtgtgtgtgtgtgtgtgtgtgtgtatatgtgtgtagttgtgtgtgtgtctgtctgtgtttctctcaAGGAGGTT
Encoded here:
- the LOC115189493 gene encoding vegetative cell wall protein gp1-like, with product MHVHTTLSAPPCWLHPVGSTLSAPPCRLHPAGSTLLAPPCRLHPAGFTLLAPPCWLHPVGSTLPAPPCRLHPAGSSLLHPAGSTLPAPPCRLHPAGSTLLAPPCGLHPVGSTLLAPPCRLHPVGSTLPAPPCRLHPAGSTLPAPPCWLHPVGSTLLAPPCRLHPAGSTLLASPCQLQSASPCWLHPVGSTLPAPVCSTLLAPPCQLQSSPPCWLHPAGSTLPAPPCRLHPASSTLLATPCWLHPVGSTLPAPPCRLHPAGSTLSAPPCQLQSAPPCRLHPAGSTLPAPPCRLHPASSSLLHPAGSTLPAPPCRLHPASSSLLHPVGSTLSAPPCRLHPASSSLLQPVGSTLPAPSVLIRHINKPPSLMTHRELSTDE